One part of the Candida albicans SC5314 chromosome R, complete sequence genome encodes these proteins:
- the CRZ2 gene encoding Crz2p (C2H2 transcription factor; crz1 not crz2 null mutation suppresses fluconazole resistance of homozygous cka2 null; Rim101-repressed at pH 8; required for yeast cell adherence to silicone substrate; Spider biofilm induced), with protein MLSTMSNLPIVAGISTTATTGTTSTATASTSTSGSVNTTATNNNNNTSASNSTSASSATANGGIGTNSGNSLQYYYTGNNTSNSVDGNKYSLPSIYFTPQDSINNTSHTYNPYTTVSGAVTPQNYQLDYSQSSTVNNNYQFTLPNQQLSSPQQQQYNRSYSNSLMPNYHYNNTTTNINTNVGSNTSPQLSNSNTPNPISPVLIPDKDNTYNNTNNVLVSSYPSMTMNQIQQQQQQYLQPSQQYQYSYNQYYMQPYYHNPQQSAPQQVQKPAQTEKLPHLSVTNIDYSSLVSYTVSPSLKRKRRTAKKSLSPSSTSSLSMMINHDSTNNGTTSTATTTRSSSTSSATSSSIGVAAADSFPCPQCNKVFQKPYNLKSHMKTHSNEKPYHCNICFKRFARSHDKKRHELLHQGVKNFKCQGYLNDGVTSWGCGKTFARSDALSRHFRTETGWLCIRPLMEEAKRLEEEEQQRQQQAQQQQQVPQQSQVSEQIGVNVGEIKFNDEYYDNSNFIKKLLQSNK; from the coding sequence ATGTTATCAACCATGTCTAATTTGCCTATTGTTGCAGGTATTAGtactactgctactactgGTACCACTTCCACTGCCACCGCTTCCACTTCCACTTCCGGATCTGTCAATACCACAgccaccaacaacaacaacaacacatCTGCTTCCAATTCCACCAGTGCCTCCTCAGCAACAGCTAATGGTGGTATTGGCACCAATTCTGGTAATTCATtacaatattattatactGGAAATAACACATCTAATAGTGTTGACGGAAACAAATACTCACTTCCTTCTATTTACTTCACCCCTCAAGATTCTATAAATAATACTAGCCACACTTATAATCCTTATACAACTGTTTCTGGTGCAGTAACTCCacaaaattatcaacttGATTACTCACAATCGTCAACTGTAAATAACAACTATCAATTCACCTTaccaaatcaacaattatcgtcaccacaacaacaacaatacaatCGATCTTACTCAAATTCATTGATGccaaattatcattataaCAATACTACCACTAATATCAATACTAATGTTGGTTCTAATACTTCACCACAATTATCCAATAGCAATACACCAAATCCAATTAGTCCAGTATTAATTCCCGATAAAGACAATACTTACAATAATACTAACAATGTTCTTGTATCATCATATCCTTCAATGACAATGAATCAgatacaacaacaacagcaacaatatCTTCAACCATctcaacaatatcaatatctgtacaatcaatattatatgCAACCCTATTACCACAACCCTCAACAACTGGCACCACAACAAGTGCAAAAACCAGCACAAACAGAAAAATTGCCACATTTATCAGTAACAAACATTGATTATTCTTCATTAGTATCATATACTGTATCTCCTTCATTAAAACGTAAACGCAGAACTGCGAAAAAATCCTTATCtccatcatcaacatcatcattatcaatgatgataaatcatGACTCAACAAATAACGGCACAACTTCCACCGCAACAACAACACgatcatcatcaacttcttcaGCCACGTCATCCTCCATTGGTGTTGCAGCTGCTGATTCATTCCCATGTCCTCAATGTAATAAAGTTTTCCAAAAACcatataatttgaaatctcATATGAAAACTCATTCCAATGAAAAACCATATCATTGTAATATATGTTTTAAACGATTTGCTCGACTGCatgataaaaaaagacaTGAATTATTACATCAAGGTgttaaaaattttaaatgtCAAGGTTATTTGAATGATGGAGTTACATCTTGGGGATGTGGGAAAACTTTTGCTCGTAGTGATGCTTTAAGTCGACATTTTCGAACTGAAACTGGATGGTTGTGTATTAGACCATTAATGGAAGAAGCTAAAAgattagaagaagaagaacaacaaagacaacaacaagcacaacaacaacaacaagtgCCACAACAATCACAAGTGTCCGAGCAAATAGGGGTAAATGTTggagaaatcaaatttaatgatgaatattatgataattctaattttattaaaaaattattacaatcTAATAAATAG